In Parasegetibacter sp. NRK P23, a single genomic region encodes these proteins:
- a CDS encoding SusC/RagA family TonB-linked outer membrane protein, which yields MKKYLLLMLLLLQGVSLLFAQSRQITGKVLDAATRTGLGGVTIQVRGQQIMALTDADGSFTMNAPAGAVVLEISYVGYKTETLSVGAATNNVSIDIEPAEGQMGEVVVTALGVKRDRKSLGYATSTVTGDQLIKAGTTLNPALSLYGKAAGVGINIGSAGPTGGVNIKIRGAAGLESNSRTRPLFVVDGVPIYDVATSMENKTYDPLNSFDYGSGINDINSDDIESIEILKGAKATTLYGSQGLNGVVLITTKSGRKTRGLGVNVSHQVSVDKPFSFIDFQNSYGSGNNTLDTATTVLPNGRRIRTLRANRLSFGPKFDGSDIMRYDSAIVPYQAHPDNFLDFFQNGITNRTNVALAGGGTFGSARASYSHVDFSDMLPNSTQKSNTFSFNGNFNISPFATLEFISNIYSIKTQNRRPNLEQVVAWGLNRDYDYNFLKDFYLDESGYLRELDDYAMPPSALRLIPVLWQQNNNRNTDQKFHTINTVRTTMKFTRELSFQAQASVDYTNTDYTVKNQITRLLPQTVGGKFQLRKTNTTVQNYQALLKYEKDISNDWNLFAFAGGAYQQMRLNDVFAGTGDNGLRFPDWYSIYNDIGGAQDLGKVRGIEEASELLYSVFGSATASWKNKVYFELQARQDWNSTLSPSKNRYFYPGASITYNFDQDITIPKLKYGKLRLAWADVGGGPNTVSETRYFANNSYSVVTVYEGSPIRAVATPSALFLGDIKPYRKREYEVGFNTRWFDNNRLEVDLSFYTNNIYDQIVNLAISPTTGYSTAKINSGSVKNWGYELFIKAAPLVTKDFRWDLTFTAARQFSKVKELYTGINEQLIQGMNGVNVVATVGEKVGDIKMFDYIRDTDGNRVVNANGLYSLNNNEYKKFGNVNPDAFGGLYSDFFMKGFNFHIGFDYKFGGQVFSYSNNYLVGNGVIKSTLFGRDEENGGLAYYIEQGSNKKIPWQHNQPAPSNAVGGLVYHDGMILDGVMQVTENGVTKYVPNTQLVAAPTYYQTYINDAGGAWPPDRLAKNDYIKLREISIDYTIPTKLSQMLKLQKLTVTAAVRNLGYIYKSIPNIDAEATLGAQGFIENSFYPSLRTYTLGLNVSF from the coding sequence ATGAAGAAGTACTTACTGCTTATGCTATTGTTACTTCAGGGAGTTTCTCTGCTATTCGCCCAAAGCCGGCAAATAACAGGGAAAGTACTTGATGCGGCAACAAGAACCGGGCTGGGGGGCGTTACCATACAGGTGCGTGGCCAACAGATCATGGCACTCACGGATGCCGACGGTTCTTTTACCATGAATGCTCCTGCAGGAGCCGTTGTGCTGGAAATCAGTTATGTAGGGTATAAAACAGAAACGCTTTCAGTAGGGGCAGCAACCAACAATGTATCCATAGATATCGAGCCCGCTGAAGGGCAGATGGGCGAAGTAGTGGTAACGGCTCTGGGTGTGAAGCGCGACAGGAAGAGTTTGGGCTACGCTACTTCCACCGTTACCGGCGACCAGTTGATAAAAGCGGGTACAACACTGAACCCGGCACTTTCATTATATGGCAAGGCCGCGGGTGTGGGCATCAATATCGGTTCTGCCGGTCCAACAGGTGGTGTGAACATTAAGATACGCGGTGCGGCTGGTTTGGAATCCAATTCAAGAACCAGGCCTTTGTTCGTTGTAGATGGCGTTCCTATTTATGACGTGGCCACCAGCATGGAAAATAAAACATACGATCCGCTGAACTCTTTCGATTACGGATCCGGGATAAATGATATCAATTCTGATGACATTGAGTCAATAGAAATCCTGAAAGGTGCAAAAGCAACCACACTTTATGGAAGCCAGGGACTAAATGGCGTTGTGCTGATCACTACCAAAAGCGGAAGGAAAACCAGGGGTCTTGGCGTGAATGTTTCCCACCAGGTGAGCGTTGACAAGCCCTTCAGCTTTATTGACTTCCAAAATAGTTATGGTTCCGGTAACAATACGCTGGATACCGCTACAACAGTACTCCCGAACGGCAGGAGAATCCGTACCTTGCGTGCCAACAGGTTGAGCTTTGGTCCGAAATTCGACGGAAGTGATATAATGCGCTACGATAGCGCCATTGTTCCTTACCAGGCACATCCCGATAACTTCCTTGATTTCTTCCAGAACGGGATCACCAACAGAACGAATGTTGCCCTTGCAGGTGGGGGAACTTTCGGAAGCGCAAGAGCATCCTACTCGCATGTTGACTTCAGTGACATGTTGCCTAACTCAACCCAGAAGTCAAACACATTTAGCTTCAACGGAAACTTTAATATTTCTCCATTCGCCACCCTCGAATTCATCAGCAATATCTACAGCATCAAAACCCAGAACAGAAGACCAAACCTGGAACAGGTGGTAGCTTGGGGTTTGAACAGAGATTATGATTATAATTTCCTGAAAGATTTTTACCTCGATGAATCGGGTTACCTCCGCGAACTGGACGACTATGCAATGCCGCCCTCAGCGCTTCGTTTGATCCCGGTATTGTGGCAACAAAACAATAACCGCAATACCGATCAGAAGTTCCATACCATCAATACGGTGAGAACTACAATGAAGTTTACAAGGGAACTTTCTTTCCAGGCGCAGGCTTCCGTAGATTATACCAATACAGATTACACCGTAAAGAACCAGATCACCAGGCTGCTTCCGCAAACTGTCGGGGGGAAATTCCAGCTCAGGAAAACAAATACCACCGTTCAGAACTACCAGGCGCTCCTGAAATATGAAAAGGATATTTCCAACGACTGGAACCTTTTTGCTTTCGCCGGAGGTGCTTACCAGCAGATGAGACTGAACGATGTGTTTGCAGGTACCGGTGATAACGGTCTTCGCTTCCCGGACTGGTACTCTATTTACAACGACATTGGTGGTGCGCAGGACCTTGGAAAAGTTCGTGGCATCGAGGAAGCGTCTGAATTGCTTTACAGTGTGTTCGGTTCTGCTACCGCATCCTGGAAAAACAAGGTGTATTTTGAACTACAGGCACGTCAGGACTGGAACTCTACTTTGTCGCCTTCCAAGAACAGGTACTTCTATCCTGGCGCATCCATTACTTATAACTTCGACCAGGATATTACCATACCCAAGTTGAAATATGGTAAGCTGAGGTTGGCCTGGGCTGATGTAGGCGGTGGCCCGAATACCGTTTCAGAAACACGTTACTTTGCCAACAACAGTTACTCCGTAGTTACAGTATATGAAGGCTCTCCCATAAGAGCGGTTGCCACGCCGAGCGCGTTGTTCCTGGGCGACATCAAGCCCTACCGGAAAAGAGAATATGAAGTGGGCTTCAACACCCGTTGGTTTGACAACAACAGGTTAGAAGTGGACCTTTCCTTCTACACCAATAATATCTATGATCAGATTGTAAACCTGGCTATTTCTCCAACTACAGGTTATAGCACCGCTAAAATAAACAGTGGTAGTGTTAAGAACTGGGGTTACGAATTGTTCATTAAAGCGGCACCACTTGTAACGAAAGATTTCCGTTGGGATCTCACCTTCACTGCCGCCCGTCAGTTCTCAAAAGTTAAAGAACTATACACAGGTATCAATGAGCAACTGATCCAGGGAATGAACGGTGTAAACGTGGTGGCAACAGTTGGCGAAAAGGTAGGTGATATCAAAATGTTCGACTATATAAGGGATACAGACGGAAACAGGGTAGTGAATGCTAACGGACTTTATTCTCTGAACAACAATGAGTATAAAAAATTCGGTAACGTGAATCCCGATGCTTTTGGTGGCCTTTATTCCGATTTCTTCATGAAAGGCTTCAACTTCCATATCGGGTTTGACTATAAGTTTGGCGGTCAGGTGTTCTCTTACTCGAACAATTACCTCGTAGGCAATGGTGTAATCAAATCCACCTTGTTCGGAAGGGATGAAGAGAATGGTGGCCTTGCTTATTATATAGAACAAGGCAGCAACAAGAAAATACCCTGGCAACACAACCAGCCTGCTCCTTCTAATGCGGTGGGCGGATTGGTTTACCATGATGGTATGATCCTGGATGGTGTAATGCAGGTTACAGAAAATGGGGTAACCAAGTATGTGCCAAACACCCAACTGGTTGCAGCGCCCACTTACTATCAGACCTACATCAATGATGCGGGTGGCGCATGGCCCCCCGACAGGCTCGCTAAGAATGATTACATCAAGCTCAGAGAGATTTCAATAGACTATACCATCCCGACAAAATTGTCGCAAATGCTGAAATTGCAAAAACTCACTGTTACAGCGGCCGTAAGGAACCTCGGGTATATCTACAAAAGCATTCCGAATATTGACGCGGAAGCAACATTGGGCGCACAAGGATTTATTGAAAACTCTTTCTATCCTTCTCTGCGTACCTATACGCTGGGCCTGAATGTTAGTTTCTAA
- a CDS encoding ROK family protein yields MNPKKLKYKREVVSKLYFSGELSSTDLSKLIDKSIPLTTKILGELIEEEVVLETGHASSTGGRRPVMYALKEDVYYIVCVALDQFVARITITDMQNRFVKPVEKFELALPRNPDALEALTDCIKEYLSTSGISRKKIIGIGIGMPGFVDAKKGINYSFMKTRGKSISQTISEATGLPVYIDNDSSLIALAELRFGAVKHKSNAMVVNIGWGIGLGMVLNRSLFRGQEGFAGEFSHIPLFQNGKMCSCGKTGCLETETSLLVIIEKAKKELEAGRTSMMQLMPMDHYEQASETIISAAIEGDRYAIELFSEAGYNIGRGLAILIHLLNPEVIVLSGRGASAGKVWLAPMQQALNEHCIPRLVMHTSMELSTLGYNAELIGAAALVMENYESRDVKKSLNADISVA; encoded by the coding sequence ATGAATCCCAAGAAATTGAAATATAAAAGGGAGGTTGTTAGTAAACTATATTTTTCAGGTGAATTGTCATCTACCGATCTGAGTAAGCTGATAGATAAGAGCATTCCGCTTACCACCAAGATACTGGGAGAACTGATTGAAGAAGAAGTGGTACTGGAAACGGGACATGCTTCTTCCACAGGTGGCCGGCGGCCGGTGATGTACGCATTGAAGGAAGATGTGTATTATATCGTATGTGTGGCATTGGATCAGTTTGTGGCGCGCATTACCATCACCGATATGCAGAACAGGTTTGTGAAGCCGGTGGAAAAATTTGAACTGGCGCTGCCGAGAAATCCTGATGCGCTGGAGGCCCTTACGGATTGTATCAAAGAATACCTTTCCACCAGCGGTATCTCCAGGAAGAAGATTATAGGAATAGGTATTGGCATGCCGGGTTTTGTGGACGCGAAGAAAGGGATCAATTATTCCTTTATGAAAACAAGGGGGAAGTCCATCTCCCAAACCATTTCGGAAGCAACAGGGTTACCGGTATATATAGACAACGATTCGAGTTTGATCGCGTTGGCGGAACTGAGGTTCGGAGCTGTGAAGCACAAGAGCAACGCGATGGTGGTGAACATTGGATGGGGTATAGGTTTAGGCATGGTATTGAACCGTTCCCTTTTCAGAGGGCAGGAAGGTTTCGCGGGAGAATTCAGCCATATCCCCTTGTTTCAGAACGGTAAAATGTGCAGTTGCGGTAAAACCGGTTGCCTGGAAACGGAAACCTCCTTGTTGGTGATCATCGAAAAAGCGAAGAAAGAACTGGAAGCGGGAAGAACCTCGATGATGCAACTGATGCCCATGGACCATTACGAGCAGGCAAGCGAGACGATCATCTCCGCAGCAATTGAGGGTGACCGTTATGCCATTGAATTGTTTTCAGAAGCGGGTTATAACATTGGACGAGGACTTGCCATACTGATCCACCTGTTGAATCCTGAAGTAATTGTATTGAGCGGCAGAGGCGCGTCGGCTGGCAAAGTATGGTTAGCGCCCATGCAGCAGGCTTTGAACGAGCACTGTATTCCGCGACTGGTGATGCATACAAGCATGGAATTGTCTACGCTGGGGTACAATGCCGAACTGATTGGAGCCGCCGCCCTGGTGATGGAAAATTATGAGAGCAGGGATGTAAAAAAGAGTTTGAATGCCGATATAAGTGTAGCCTGA
- a CDS encoding PH domain-containing protein: MGFASTMDARAKRTTLLIISLLSGALLVSLSWTFGAHFIIYPFLFIATIVLLFSLRLRKNAGLSFVHGAIMLKTPFSRRRIPLQQIKAVSELNGIELAHALHGSARFGFLGYRGLLKHDKFGRITSYATRRDNGVVLHLHNGETLLLTPDECPKFLSLLRLVKGNTLSAA; encoded by the coding sequence ATGGGTTTTGCGTCAACGATGGATGCCAGGGCTAAGCGCACCACACTTCTTATCATATCCTTACTTTCCGGAGCCTTACTGGTTTCCCTGAGCTGGACATTTGGCGCCCATTTTATAATTTATCCCTTCTTATTTATCGCCACTATCGTTTTGCTTTTTTCCCTGAGATTAAGAAAGAACGCAGGACTCAGCTTTGTGCATGGTGCCATAATGTTGAAAACGCCGTTTTCCAGGCGAAGGATACCCCTGCAACAGATAAAGGCCGTGTCGGAACTGAATGGCATAGAACTGGCCCATGCTTTACATGGCTCCGCCAGATTCGGATTCCTGGGTTACAGGGGATTGCTAAAACACGATAAGTTTGGCCGTATTACAAGTTACGCCACCCGCCGCGACAATGGTGTGGTGCTTCACCTCCACAATGGGGAAACCTTACTGCTCACTCCCGATGAATGTCCAAAGTTTCTTTCCCTGCTTCGCCTCGTAAAAGGCAATACACTCTCCGCCGCCTGA
- a CDS encoding RNA polymerase sigma factor, which produces MHITKSRLLPDHFSYDERRALLQMAEGDERAFHQFYLHYSALLQPFLKKYTRQEADIEEIIQETFIRVWVNRDRLPEIEHIKAWIFRVASRVYIDHLSRQVKIAQRKDLYGSILYGSGAAEPEERTALSEIRLNIHKAVEQLSEQKKKVFHLNRELDMKPAQIAEQLNMPVGTVKNQLSAALKEIREQLIAAGHGPIVLLCLHSSVLLFF; this is translated from the coding sequence TTGCACATCACAAAAAGCCGTTTATTGCCCGATCATTTTTCATATGATGAGAGAAGAGCGCTGCTGCAGATGGCAGAAGGCGATGAAAGGGCTTTTCATCAATTTTATCTTCACTACTCAGCCCTGCTTCAGCCCTTCTTAAAGAAATATACCCGCCAGGAAGCAGACATCGAGGAGATCATCCAGGAAACATTCATCAGAGTGTGGGTGAACCGGGATCGTCTTCCCGAGATTGAACATATTAAAGCATGGATTTTCCGCGTCGCTTCCAGGGTATACATCGACCACCTTTCCCGCCAGGTGAAGATCGCGCAACGAAAAGATTTATACGGGTCCATACTGTATGGCTCGGGTGCGGCGGAGCCGGAGGAACGAACGGCGCTCTCTGAAATCAGGTTGAACATCCACAAAGCGGTGGAGCAACTTTCCGAGCAGAAAAAGAAAGTATTCCACCTCAACCGCGAACTGGATATGAAACCGGCACAGATCGCCGAGCAACTCAATATGCCCGTGGGTACCGTTAAAAATCAGCTCTCCGCGGCATTAAAGGAAATCCGCGAACAACTCATCGCCGCGGGCCACGGCCCAATCGTATTACTCTGTCTTCATTCTTCGGTTTTACTTTTTTTCTAA
- a CDS encoding FecR family protein — protein sequence MDQTRINYLLTQYGSGTITAAELKELETIFSVSDREELMAHISTLIEGESRNATGHEPIPSEHIFQQITASDKPGKTNIAPVRAIRRRWMYAAAVLLALIATGAYFFFNQSEKSPQLAQTATKPEKDPGRNTAILTLADGSTMELDSAGNGIIAVQGNANVRLQNGLLAYDAQRSAKEAVVAYNTITTPRGGEFAITLPDGSKVWLNAASSLRFPTAFTGDKRVVELTGEAYLQVAEDKAHPFEVKIRDIQVSVLGTQFNIMGYDDEPTLVTTLVSGSVKVETPGKHPQLLVPGEHAVLNHTNGSLSAEKADIVEETAWKNGQIHFNGANIRQIMRQVSRWYDTDIVFKGNVADLDFTCTVSRKDKLSKLLGLLELTGAVHFTMENGKIIVQP from the coding sequence ATGGACCAAACCAGGATTAACTACTTACTGACGCAATATGGCTCGGGTACAATAACCGCGGCAGAACTGAAAGAACTTGAGACTATTTTCTCCGTTTCCGACCGGGAGGAACTGATGGCGCACATCTCCACGCTGATAGAAGGGGAAAGCCGGAATGCCACCGGCCACGAACCGATACCTTCCGAGCATATTTTCCAACAGATCACCGCTTCGGATAAGCCGGGCAAAACAAATATCGCCCCTGTCCGTGCCATCCGCCGCCGCTGGATGTATGCCGCGGCCGTATTACTGGCTTTGATTGCAACAGGGGCCTACTTCTTTTTTAACCAGTCTGAAAAATCTCCGCAACTGGCTCAAACGGCCACCAAGCCCGAAAAAGATCCGGGCCGCAATACCGCCATCCTCACCCTGGCCGACGGCTCCACCATGGAGCTGGACAGCGCCGGGAACGGCATCATAGCCGTGCAGGGCAACGCCAATGTTCGTTTGCAGAACGGACTCCTGGCTTACGATGCACAGCGGTCCGCAAAAGAAGCCGTCGTCGCCTACAATACCATTACCACACCCCGCGGCGGAGAATTCGCCATCACCCTTCCCGACGGCAGCAAAGTATGGCTCAACGCAGCTTCATCGCTGCGCTTCCCCACCGCTTTTACCGGCGATAAAAGAGTAGTGGAACTTACCGGAGAAGCCTACCTTCAAGTGGCGGAAGACAAAGCCCATCCTTTCGAAGTAAAAATCAGAGACATACAGGTTTCAGTACTCGGAACACAATTCAACATCATGGGTTACGATGATGAACCCACGCTTGTGACCACACTGGTTTCAGGCTCCGTGAAAGTGGAAACACCGGGAAAGCACCCGCAATTGCTTGTGCCGGGTGAGCACGCCGTGCTCAACCATACCAACGGATCGCTTTCAGCAGAGAAAGCGGACATCGTAGAAGAAACAGCCTGGAAGAACGGACAGATTCATTTCAACGGCGCGAACATCAGGCAGATCATGCGTCAGGTGTCCCGCTGGTATGACACGGACATCGTTTTTAAAGGAAACGTGGCGGATCTCGATTTCACCTGCACCGTTTCAAGAAAAGATAAATTATCGAAACTACTCGGCCTGCTCGAACTCACTGGCGCCGTTCATTTTACCATGGAAAACGGGAAAATCATTGTTCAACCATAA
- a CDS encoding SusC/RagA family TonB-linked outer membrane protein, whose amino-acid sequence MRLLFLLTTVATLHASAGGWAQHVTIHQKNVKLEKVFLDMRRQTGFQFVYNVQMLQAAERVSISVTNTPLEQALKKCLAGQPLTYTIVDSTVVIKPGKALSTNTISPAIAENIGITGVVKTGEGVPLQGVSVIIKGTSTGTSTDATGKFNLKNVPENATLVFSIIGYNDKEVKVSSANTTLNVVMQEAENKMKEVVVTGYQNIDRKMFTGASTKVNAKDAERSGVPDISRMLEGQVAGVTVQNVSGTFGAAPKIRVRGATSLTGENKPLWVVDGIILEDVVNISNEALSTGDANTLIGSSVAGINPDDIESFTILKDAAATAMYGARAMNGVIVVNTKKGRITNGKPQINYSGTFTTYLKPTYNQFDIMNSADQLSALLELENKGYYNHSGVSRGKDGGIFYKMYNLMYDYDEATDSYALKNTMEDRLKFLERYAKANTDWFDVLFKNSMLQEHSISMNSGTATSQTYFSTSLMKDNGMTIGDNVSRYTTKFRNNFKLSDRFRGEVLVNGSIRDQRTPGTLTRNSDPVYGLYSRDFDINPYSYSLNTSRLMTAYDENGAQEFFVRNYAPFNIINELNTNYLTLKGLDLQVQGGIKYKILPKLEYSIDGALRYANTTREHYVLEGSNMAEAFRADYDATIAAGNINLYVDPDNINSLPVVVLPEGGFFNTTIDNLKNYYFRQNIEYDNTFNDVHRFNFFGSMELRSTDRRNSNYEGIGYQYENGGLVNPNYRFFKKMIEGGDPYFGMSYGKDRFAAFMGRAAYSFNEKYSINATARYDGSNKMGKSKVARWLPTWNVSGAWHIDNEPFYSNAIASVVSGATLRGTYGMTASIGNARNSSAVFYNQVTYRPYDNERESGIFLSGLENSELTWEKMYELNIGADLALFNKIDLTLDWYQRNSFDLIGSLNTSGIGGQFVKTANYADMRARGFEFTIAGNPIRIPEGFRWRTQFNFSINKNEITKLDINPNIWANARAEGGMRVGYAQRGLYSIPFAGLDPEYGYPTYLSASGVPTTYVRLQDADDNYLVYHGPTDATFAGGFYNNFSYKRFSLSTLVTFSAGNWIRLQPAFSASYSDMYTMSNRMKDRWLTPGDEKITDIPSLLGIYHVSNAVMNDATGTIVSGVYPYNAYNYSTQAVAKGDFIRLKRVSLDYEIPAKLLARLKIRSAQLSLVGNNIALLYSDKNLYGADPEFFNNGGVAMPIPKQYTMAIKLGF is encoded by the coding sequence ATGAGACTGCTTTTTTTGCTGACGACAGTGGCCACCCTTCATGCTTCCGCAGGCGGATGGGCACAACACGTTACCATCCACCAAAAAAACGTGAAACTGGAAAAAGTGTTCCTGGACATGCGCAGGCAAACAGGTTTCCAGTTCGTGTATAATGTGCAGATGTTACAAGCCGCAGAGCGGGTGAGCATCTCCGTCACCAACACCCCTTTGGAGCAGGCCCTGAAAAAATGCCTGGCTGGCCAGCCGCTTACCTACACGATCGTGGACAGCACCGTGGTGATAAAACCTGGAAAAGCCCTCTCCACAAACACCATCTCTCCCGCCATTGCTGAAAATATCGGCATTACAGGTGTGGTGAAAACCGGGGAAGGCGTGCCGCTGCAAGGCGTTTCAGTAATCATCAAAGGAACTTCAACAGGAACATCTACAGACGCCACAGGAAAATTCAACTTAAAGAATGTTCCCGAAAACGCTACGCTGGTATTCAGCATCATCGGCTACAACGATAAAGAAGTAAAGGTTTCTTCCGCCAACACTACGCTAAACGTGGTGATGCAGGAAGCGGAAAATAAAATGAAAGAAGTGGTGGTAACCGGCTACCAGAACATTGACCGTAAAATGTTCACCGGTGCTTCCACCAAAGTAAATGCCAAAGATGCGGAGAGAAGCGGTGTTCCAGACATCTCGCGGATGCTGGAAGGACAGGTGGCCGGCGTAACCGTTCAGAACGTTTCCGGCACCTTCGGCGCGGCGCCCAAGATACGTGTACGTGGCGCCACCTCGCTCACAGGGGAGAACAAACCCCTTTGGGTAGTGGATGGTATCATCCTGGAAGATGTGGTGAACATTTCCAATGAAGCGCTTTCTACCGGAGACGCCAATACGCTGATCGGTTCTTCCGTTGCCGGTATCAACCCCGATGACATCGAATCGTTCACCATCCTGAAAGACGCGGCCGCTACCGCCATGTACGGCGCACGTGCCATGAACGGCGTAATTGTGGTGAACACTAAAAAAGGAAGGATTACCAACGGCAAGCCGCAGATCAACTATTCTGGCACCTTCACCACCTACCTGAAACCGACTTACAACCAGTTCGATATCATGAACTCGGCCGACCAGCTCTCCGCCTTACTGGAACTGGAAAACAAGGGGTACTATAACCACAGTGGCGTTTCAAGGGGAAAAGACGGCGGCATCTTCTACAAAATGTACAACCTGATGTACGATTATGATGAAGCCACCGATTCTTATGCACTGAAAAATACCATGGAAGACAGGCTGAAGTTCCTGGAGAGATACGCCAAAGCCAACACAGACTGGTTCGATGTGCTTTTCAAAAACTCCATGCTCCAGGAACATTCCATCAGCATGAACTCCGGAACGGCCACTTCACAAACCTATTTCTCTACTTCACTGATGAAGGATAATGGCATGACGATAGGCGACAATGTGAGCCGCTACACCACTAAGTTCAGGAACAACTTTAAACTGAGCGACCGGTTCAGGGGTGAAGTACTGGTGAACGGTTCCATCAGGGACCAACGCACGCCAGGTACACTTACCCGCAACTCCGATCCCGTTTACGGATTGTATTCCCGCGATTTCGACATCAACCCCTACTCTTACTCCCTGAACACCAGCAGGCTCATGACTGCTTATGATGAGAATGGTGCGCAGGAGTTCTTCGTCAGGAACTACGCTCCTTTCAACATCATCAATGAACTGAACACCAACTACCTCACCCTGAAAGGCCTTGACCTCCAGGTGCAGGGCGGCATCAAATACAAGATTCTTCCCAAACTGGAGTATTCCATAGACGGCGCATTGCGTTACGCCAATACCACCCGCGAACATTATGTGTTGGAAGGTTCCAATATGGCCGAAGCATTCCGTGCGGATTACGACGCTACCATCGCCGCGGGCAATATCAACCTGTATGTTGACCCGGACAACATCAATTCACTGCCCGTGGTTGTACTTCCCGAAGGCGGCTTCTTCAATACCACCATCGACAACCTGAAGAACTACTATTTCAGACAGAACATCGAATACGATAATACCTTCAACGATGTACACCGCTTCAACTTTTTCGGTTCGATGGAACTGAGAAGTACCGACCGCCGCAATTCAAACTATGAAGGTATCGGCTACCAGTATGAGAACGGCGGACTCGTGAACCCGAACTACCGATTCTTCAAAAAGATGATTGAAGGCGGAGACCCCTACTTCGGGATGTCGTACGGCAAGGACCGTTTCGCAGCATTTATGGGACGTGCCGCTTATTCCTTCAACGAGAAATACAGCATCAACGCCACCGCACGTTACGATGGTTCCAACAAAATGGGCAAATCGAAAGTGGCGCGCTGGCTCCCTACCTGGAACGTTTCAGGCGCCTGGCATATCGACAACGAACCTTTTTACAGCAACGCCATCGCCAGCGTAGTATCCGGCGCAACGCTGCGCGGCACCTATGGTATGACGGCCAGCATCGGGAACGCACGCAACTCTTCCGCTGTATTCTACAACCAGGTAACTTACCGCCCTTACGACAATGAACGCGAATCGGGCATCTTCCTGAGCGGACTCGAAAACTCGGAACTCACCTGGGAAAAAATGTATGAACTGAACATCGGGGCCGACCTGGCATTGTTCAACAAGATCGACCTTACCCTCGACTGGTACCAACGCAATTCCTTCGACCTGATTGGAAGTCTGAACACCTCCGGCATCGGCGGCCAATTCGTGAAAACCGCCAACTACGCCGATATGCGGGCACGCGGCTTTGAATTCACCATCGCCGGTAACCCGATCCGTATTCCCGAAGGATTCCGCTGGAGAACGCAGTTCAACTTCTCCATCAACAAAAATGAGATCACCAAACTCGACATCAACCCGAACATCTGGGCGAACGCAAGGGCGGAAGGTGGTATGCGGGTAGGCTATGCGCAACGCGGACTGTACTCCATTCCTTTCGCGGGCCTGGATCCGGAATACGGTTATCCCACTTACCTGTCGGCTTCAGGCGTACCCACCACTTATGTGCGCCTGCAGGATGCTGACGACAACTACCTCGTATACCACGGGCCCACCGACGCTACTTTCGCGGGAGGTTTCTATAATAACTTTTCCTACAAAAGGTTCTCCCTTTCCACCCTGGTTACTTTCTCCGCAGGAAACTGGATCCGCTTGCAACCGGCGTTTTCCGCTTCTTACTCCGACATGTACACCATGTCGAACAGGATGAAAGACAGGTGGCTTACCCCGGGTGATGAGAAAATAACTGATATTCCCTCACTCCTGGGTATTTACCATGTTTCCAATGCGGTAATGAATGATGCCACCGGCACCATTGTAAGCGGCGTATATCCTTACAACGCTTACAACTATTCAACCCAAGCTGTTGCCAAAGGTGATTTCATCCGTTTGAAAAGAGTGTCGCTGGACTACGAAATTCCTGCAAAACTGCTGGCACGTTTGAAAATCAGGAGTGCGCAACTTTCCCTTGTAGGCAACAACATCGCCCTGTTGTATTCGGATAAGAACCTTTACGGTGCCGATCCTGAATTTTTCAACAACGGCGGTGTGGCCATGCCCATTCCAAAGCAATACACCATGGCCATCAAACTCGGATTCTAA